A DNA window from Pleurodeles waltl isolate 20211129_DDA chromosome 12, aPleWal1.hap1.20221129, whole genome shotgun sequence contains the following coding sequences:
- the IRX5 gene encoding iroquois-class homeodomain protein IRX-5 has translation MCLAMSYPQGYLYQPSASLALYSCPAYSTGVISGPRTDELGRSSSGSAFSPYAGSTAFSAPSPGYGSHLPYSSDPAAAAAAAAAAFTASYVGSPYDHTTGMAGSLGYHPYAAPLGSYPYGDPAYRKNATRDATATLKAWLNEHRKNPYPTKGEKIMLAIITKMTLTQVSTWFANARRRLKKENKMTWTPRNRSEDEEEDENIDLEKNDDDVTHKLDDKGDVETEAGDLKSPSESDFDRLDPESPLDKEVDPTRCESVLKDPEDRSDLLSSSSSKATATPPPALCQGAPTLQEADEPTQPGHLHHQHLPSHHHHHHNHPHQLQPIDLALPSSNGTSVIHSAPTVTPKPKLWSLAEIATSSDKSKESSSSEAPPGTRPPQGPSMAGSGASPTRPPSSQGPFPSSAVLSRPLYYASPFYPGYTNYSTFGQLHGHHGASPASAAPSPGGAHFNGLNQTLLSRAEALAKESKLRHQAQVELCKDSPYELKKGTSNL, from the exons ATGTGCCTGGCCATGTCCTATCCTCAGGGTTACTTGTACCAGCCCTCGGCTTCCTTGGCGCTCTACTCGTGCCCGGCGTACAGCACCGGTGTGATCTCGGGGCCCCGGACCGATGAGCTGGGGCGCTCCTCCTCCGGCTCTGCCTTCTCGCCCTACGCTGGATCCACCGCCTTCTCGGCGCCTTCCCCGGGCTACGGCTCGCACCTGCCCTACAGCTCGGACCCGGCAGCGGCCGCAGCGGCGGCGGCTGCCGCCTTCACCGCCTCCTACGTG GGCTCGCCCTACGACCACACGACGGGCATGGCCGGCTCTCTAGGGTACCACCCGTACGCCGCCCCCCTCGGCTCCTACCCCTACGGGGACCCGGCCTACCGCAAGAACGCCACCCGGGACGCCACGGCCACCCTGAAGGCCTGGCTGAACGAGCACCGCAAGAACCCCTACCCCACCAAGGGCGAGAAGATCATGCTGGCCATCATCACCAAGATGACCCTCACCCAGGTCTCCACCTGGTTCGCCAACGCCCGGCGGCGGCTCAAGAAGGAGAACAAGATGACCTGGACGCCCCGGAACCGGagcgaggacgaggaggaggacgaGAACATCGACCTGGAAAAGAACGACGACGACGTGACGCACAAGCTGGATGACAAGGGCGACGTCGAGACGGAAGCAG GGGATTTAAAAAGCCCGTCTGAAAGTGACTTCGACCGCCTGGACCCCGAAAGTCCACTGGACAAGGAGGTGGACCCCACCAGGTGCGAGTCGGTCCTGAAAGACCCGGAGGACAGAAGCGACCTGCTGTCCAGTTCTTCATCCAAGGCCACCGCGACCCCTCCTCCAGCCTTGTGCCAGGGAgcaccgaccctccaggaggccgaTGAACCCACGCAGCCGGGccatctccaccaccaacaccttcccagccaccaccaccaccaccacaaccaccctcACCAGCTGCAACCCATCGACCTGGCGCTGCCCAGCAGCAACGGGACATCCGTCATCCACTCTGCCCCCACGGTCACCCCCAAACCCAAACTCTGGTCGCTGGCTGAGATAGCCACCTCCTCGGACAAATCCAAAGAGAGCAGCAGCAGCGAGGCGCCCCCGGGGACAAGGCCGCCACAGGGACCGTCCATGGCCGGCAGCGGCGCCTCGCCCACCAGGCCCCCTTCCTCGCAGGGCCCCTTCCCAAGCAGCGCCGTCCTCTCCCGCCCTCTGTACTACGCCTCGCCCTTCTACCCCGGCTACACGAACTACAGCACTTTCGGCCAGTTGCACGGCCACCACGGGGCCAGCCCGGCCTCGGCGGCTCCCTCCCCGGGCGGCGCACACTTCAACGGACTGAACCAGACCCTGCTGAGCAGGGCCGAGGCGCTGGCTAAAGAAAGCAAACTGAGGCACCAGGCCCAGGTAGAGCTCTGCAAAGACTCGCCCTATGAACTGAAGAAAGGTACGTCCAACCTTTAA